The following are encoded together in the Carboxydothermus pertinax genome:
- the glpA gene encoding anaerobic glycerol-3-phosphate dehydrogenase subunit GlpA → MKKLKTTVLIIGGGATGTGLLRDLALRGIDALLVEQKDIAHGASSRFHGLLHSGARYAVKDPNAAKECIEENLILKKIAPSCVEETGGYFVELASDDPEFTSKWLAGCQEAGIKVEEIDPKGFKNKYPFLTSEIRRVFTVPDGTIDGFRLAWANVWQAKEFGGKYLTYHQVVGFEQQNGRLTAAKLRSTLTGEEVVVEFSLAVNAAGAWASKVAELAGVKVGVLQNKGTLIAFNHRLFTGVVNRLRPPSDGDIWVPHHTITILGTTSVNVESPEDLKPTAQEVERLLTIGRELIPDVDNYRMLRAFAGIRPLYLGNNANAQDSRSISRDFVIIDHEKNDGLKGLISLVGGKLTTYRLMAEKTGDYITRMFGIGNPCKTAELPLTPEAKVNLENRIVRRYFVRASRIKDRLDNIKEEKQILCECEGITVAELKEVASWEDTHNLEDLRRKTRLGMGTCQGLNCAYKSLMAAFSELRQKPQSPINQLKEFLSHRYSGQKPVLFGEALREAELTAGLYGCNFGLFGGTANE, encoded by the coding sequence ATGAAGAAACTAAAAACAACAGTTTTAATTATCGGTGGAGGAGCTACAGGCACTGGGCTTTTACGAGATTTGGCTTTAAGGGGTATAGATGCCTTGCTGGTAGAGCAGAAAGATATTGCCCATGGGGCGAGTTCGCGGTTTCACGGCCTTTTACACAGCGGTGCCAGGTATGCGGTAAAAGATCCGAATGCAGCTAAAGAATGTATCGAAGAAAACCTTATCTTAAAAAAGATTGCGCCGTCCTGTGTGGAAGAAACCGGGGGCTATTTTGTGGAGCTTGCTTCGGATGATCCGGAATTTACCTCAAAGTGGCTTGCTGGCTGCCAAGAAGCAGGAATAAAGGTGGAGGAGATTGACCCCAAAGGGTTTAAGAATAAGTATCCTTTTTTAACTTCGGAAATTCGGCGGGTTTTTACTGTACCCGACGGCACCATAGACGGTTTTCGCCTGGCCTGGGCCAATGTCTGGCAGGCAAAAGAGTTTGGCGGAAAATATTTAACCTACCACCAGGTTGTTGGTTTTGAACAACAAAACGGAAGGCTTACCGCGGCAAAACTTCGTTCTACCCTTACCGGTGAAGAAGTGGTAGTGGAGTTTTCTTTAGCGGTGAATGCTGCTGGAGCCTGGGCATCCAAGGTAGCCGAGCTTGCGGGAGTAAAAGTTGGCGTCCTTCAAAATAAAGGAACCTTAATTGCCTTTAACCACCGGTTGTTTACAGGAGTGGTAAATCGCCTTCGACCGCCTAGCGATGGAGATATCTGGGTTCCTCACCATACCATAACAATACTAGGCACTACTTCGGTTAATGTGGAAAGTCCGGAAGATTTAAAACCCACAGCCCAGGAAGTGGAGCGGCTTTTAACCATTGGACGGGAGCTTATACCCGATGTCGATAATTACCGCATGCTCCGGGCTTTTGCGGGTATACGTCCCCTTTATCTGGGTAATAACGCCAATGCTCAGGACAGCCGGAGCATTTCCCGGGATTTTGTAATCATTGACCACGAGAAAAATGACGGTTTAAAAGGCTTAATTAGTCTGGTGGGAGGTAAACTTACCACCTACCGCTTAATGGCCGAAAAAACCGGTGATTATATAACAAGGATGTTTGGCATTGGCAATCCCTGTAAAACCGCTGAATTGCCGCTAACTCCTGAAGCTAAGGTAAATTTAGAAAATCGGATTGTCCGCCGTTATTTTGTTCGAGCCTCCAGAATTAAGGATAGGCTTGATAATATTAAGGAAGAAAAGCAGATTCTTTGTGAATGTGAAGGGATAACTGTTGCAGAATTAAAAGAAGTTGCAAGCTGGGAAGATACTCATAATCTTGAGGATTTAAGGCGGAAAACCCGGCTAGGGATGGGTACCTGCCAGGGGCTAAACTGTGCTTACAAAAGCCTTATGGCTGCTTTTTCCGAGTTAAGACAAAAACCCCAATCCCCCATAAATCAGCTAAAGGAGTTTTTAAGCCACCGTTATTCCGGGCAAAAGCCGGTGCTTTTTGGGGAGGCACTGAGGGAAGCGGAATTAACTGCTGGATTATACGGCTGTAATTTTGGGCTTTTTGGAGGTACAGCGAATGAATGA
- a CDS encoding anaerobic glycerol-3-phosphate dehydrogenase subunit B: MNDLVVIGAGMSGLMAAGAAVNQQKKVLVITKGQGALTLSSGCIDFNLKKLERDSANPLSKVQDVVQESFNFFKSLVKEQDLTYYGTPEATAKVLTALGTVKTTCLVPESMHVEEPEQFERLVAVGFKGYFEFSPELFLHYAQKSGFFPNLKETGEVHFVVEEKNLNPTYLALALGSNPIKDRLITFLKPHVKPKTVFAFPAVLGNLGEKLYLELEKELGAKVVEIPGGLPSIPGQRVYQALVKSLKQKGVQFIHNAEVKGYKEEAGKVISVLVEEAGGRVKEVYAKSFVLATGSFWGKGIIANGKNVVEPIFGAKVFTPEDFAENYNFLGSGIITDNFLRPRQDLTNLFAAGDILAHTNYLKNNSGLGLALATGYKAGILAVRESGVKESA, translated from the coding sequence ATGAATGATTTAGTAGTTATTGGTGCTGGGATGAGCGGATTAATGGCGGCGGGGGCGGCCGTAAATCAGCAAAAAAAAGTACTGGTGATAACTAAAGGCCAGGGTGCTTTAACTTTATCCTCGGGATGCATCGATTTTAACTTGAAAAAATTAGAAAGGGATAGCGCCAATCCCCTTTCCAAAGTCCAGGATGTAGTACAGGAAAGCTTTAACTTTTTTAAGAGCTTGGTAAAAGAGCAGGATTTAACTTATTACGGTACTCCTGAGGCTACGGCTAAAGTTTTAACCGCCCTTGGGACGGTAAAAACTACCTGTCTTGTCCCCGAGAGCATGCATGTAGAAGAGCCGGAACAGTTTGAACGCCTTGTTGCCGTAGGATTTAAAGGATATTTTGAGTTTTCGCCAGAGTTATTTTTACACTATGCCCAAAAAAGCGGATTTTTCCCCAACCTAAAAGAAACCGGTGAAGTGCATTTTGTGGTGGAGGAAAAAAATCTAAACCCCACCTATCTTGCGTTAGCTTTAGGAAGTAACCCTATTAAAGATAGGCTTATTACCTTTTTAAAGCCTCATGTCAAGCCTAAAACCGTCTTTGCCTTTCCGGCAGTATTGGGAAATTTAGGAGAAAAACTTTATTTAGAACTGGAAAAAGAGCTTGGGGCTAAGGTGGTAGAGATTCCCGGGGGACTACCTTCAATTCCGGGACAGAGAGTTTATCAAGCTTTAGTAAAAAGTCTAAAACAAAAAGGAGTTCAATTTATACACAATGCGGAAGTGAAAGGATATAAAGAAGAAGCAGGAAAAGTTATTTCAGTCCTGGTGGAAGAAGCTGGTGGCAGGGTAAAAGAGGTTTATGCCAAATCCTTTGTTTTAGCTACCGGTTCTTTTTGGGGAAAAGGTATTATTGCTAATGGCAAAAACGTGGTAGAACCGATTTTTGGCGCAAAAGTTTTCACGCCAGAAGATTTTGCCGAAAACTATAATTTTTTAGGCTCCGGGATAATTACTGATAACTTTTTGCGGCCCCGGCAGGACTTAACTAACCTTTTTGCCGCAGGTGATATCTTAGCCCATACTAATTATCTAAAAAATAATTCCGGGCTTGGCTTAGCTCTGGCCACCGGTTATAAAGCTGGCATTTTAGCGGTGAGGGAAAGCGGGGTGAAGGAGAGTGCTTAA
- a CDS encoding anaerobic glycerol-3-phosphate dehydrogenase subunit C codes for MLNINEETLNQCAKCSTCTVNCPVVKVNPAFPGPKASGPDWLRLSLNGETKNEFPEGIEYCSNCKNCEIACPSGVPVAALNQLTRAAKLKKEGSGLREKLFANPRFLGKIAVNFSGIINFFTRIKILRLIGKSFFGISANIPFPPYAPISFSRWFKGYQQKVTKAAKKVVYFPGCFAEYNKPETGKALVKILNALDYEVVVPEFKCCGQPAIGNGRLEEAKQFAFHNINELKKYVKDGMPVLFSCPSCLLTFKEEYGGLLGIEEAKEVVPYLYDAGEFLGCLEFEDILESKALRGKYAYHEPCHLKAAGVGTPGLDLLNEVMVDTVMPLDAGCCGLSGSYGLKAEKEPITMAIGENLKVAIKKINPEALVTECGMCGVQLHNVSGLRVYHPLELLASNLKEND; via the coding sequence GTGCTTAACATTAACGAAGAAACATTAAATCAGTGCGCAAAATGTTCAACCTGTACCGTAAACTGTCCGGTAGTTAAGGTAAATCCTGCCTTTCCTGGGCCTAAAGCTTCCGGTCCTGATTGGCTTCGCTTATCTTTAAACGGAGAGACAAAAAATGAATTTCCCGAGGGGATAGAGTATTGTTCCAACTGCAAAAACTGTGAAATTGCCTGTCCTTCGGGGGTGCCGGTGGCAGCTTTAAATCAGCTTACCCGGGCGGCAAAACTTAAAAAAGAAGGATCTGGACTTAGGGAAAAGCTTTTTGCCAATCCCCGCTTTTTAGGTAAAATTGCTGTAAATTTTTCCGGAATAATAAACTTTTTTACCAGGATTAAAATTTTGCGGTTAATAGGAAAAAGCTTTTTTGGTATTTCAGCTAATATCCCTTTCCCCCCTTATGCCCCTATAAGTTTTTCCCGCTGGTTTAAAGGTTACCAGCAAAAAGTAACTAAAGCTGCGAAGAAAGTAGTTTACTTCCCCGGCTGTTTTGCCGAGTACAATAAACCCGAAACCGGGAAGGCGTTAGTGAAAATTTTAAACGCATTAGATTATGAAGTAGTGGTACCTGAGTTCAAGTGCTGCGGGCAACCGGCAATCGGTAACGGTCGTTTAGAAGAGGCCAAACAGTTTGCCTTTCATAATATAAATGAACTTAAAAAATATGTAAAAGACGGAATGCCGGTTTTATTTAGCTGTCCAAGCTGCCTTTTAACTTTTAAGGAAGAATACGGTGGTTTACTTGGAATTGAGGAAGCAAAAGAAGTAGTTCCTTATTTATATGATGCCGGGGAGTTTTTGGGATGTTTAGAATTTGAAGATATTTTAGAAAGTAAAGCTTTAAGGGGGAAATATGCCTACCATGAGCCCTGCCATTTAAAAGCAGCAGGGGTGGGTACTCCCGGACTTGACCTTTTAAATGAAGTGATGGTTGATACTGTAATGCCTTTAGATGCAGGCTGCTGTGGTTTATCGGGAAGCTATGGTCTTAAGGCGGAAAAAGAGCCGATTACCATGGCTATAGGTGAAAATTTAAAAGTAGCTATAAAAAAGATAAATCCCGAGGCTCTGGTAACTGAGTGTGGGATGTGTGGAGTGCAGCTTCATAATGTAAGCGGCCTTCGGGTATAC